GACCGATTCCCGCCATAAGCCAAGTGCCCAGTGTAATAATGATAAAGTAACGAATGGCGTAATACTCAATCATATAGACAAGGACAAGATAACTTATAGAAAGGCCGATGAGCCAACCCGCCATCGCGAATTTGTGTTTGCTGAAAATAAAGCCGAAAATTATCAATAATAAAAGAATGATGGTGATTAGCAGTGCCATGCTGTCATTAAAAGTTCGTGCCGTGTATTGCGCGATAAATAGCGAGCCGGAAAGAAAACGCGGGGCGATTGAAAATAATTCACTTAATCTTGTAGAAAATAGTCCGGCAGTTTTCTCGATATTTCCTTGATCGAGATTGTTGATTAACAGATTAACAAATTGAACACAAAATATCGCCCAGAAACCGATCAAAAAAACAAAAGTTTTGGCAAAAAGTTGTTTAATTTTTTGTAACGAGAAATTGGGTACCAGTTTGATAATCCCGAATACGCATAAAATCGCTGTTAGTACCGGTAAAAACAGAATATGCGTGCTTAGGCCGAATCCGGCAGAGATGCCCGCCAAGAGTGGAGACCAGTCTGTTTTTTTACGAAATAAGTAGATTGTGAGGATAGCGAAAAAAGGCAGGAGGGTGATTGCCCAACCGATGCGCATTTCGGACCAATAAATAGGAGAGAATGCAAGGGCGATGAGTCCGAATAGGCCGGGGATTTCCCCAAAAATTTTAAGAAGGACATCGTAGGCAAGCCAAAAAAATGCAATTGAAAAGAGGAGAGCAATAATGCGCAGTGACAAGGTATTGTGACCGAAAACAAAAACAAACGGAATCCGCAAATAGTCGATCCAGACGCCGATATATGATCTTTCACCTTGAATAGCCGGTTTGGTTTTGTTGAGTAATTCTTGGACATTGTGTCCCTCATCGCCTTCGTCTCCTAGTAGTCCCGGTACACTGGAAAGATACGCGGAGTTTGTGACGAGAAATAAGCCGAAAATGAATAAAACAACCCATTGTCGTAAATTTAATTGTTTAATTGTGCGGGAAATATAATTAAGCATTGTTTTTGTTTTTTGGTTTTGGCGGAATATATTCGTCGTTTGGAATCACAATGAAGTTTCGAACAGTGGGACAAACTTCGCCCGGGCGAAGTTTTGTCGGATCGTCCAAGTCGCGTGGCCCGCGGTAATCGACAAACCACTTCGCTTTTTTTCGTTCGTCGGCAACTTTGATATGCTGATCCGCTTCGCGTAAAAATTTCAAACGGTTACTAATCTTCGGTTCTTCAGAAAACACAAGCCCGATATTTTTTACACAGTTCGCCAACGGCTGGATATCGGCAAAGTGACCGGATTTGTCCCAAGAATCGCCGGAATCTTGAAAATTAAGAGTGGTACCACCGGTTTTTTCGTAGGGAACGAACACGGCGCGGTATGTCCAAAAGGATAACAGTATCGCACAGAGGAATGAAATGGGAATTAATACCTTCTTGCTCTTGAAAGTATTTAATAGAACTTTGCCGAAGCCTAATCCCGCCAGACCCCAAAGCGCTATCGTTGTCACGTGTAAATAGCGAGTGCGAAAGTAGCTTACCATTATTACGGTTGCGACAATGGAAATAACAATCCCAATCAGCCAATATAAAGCGACTTTTCGATGGGGTTTGATCAGTAACGCGCAAAAAACAAAAACAAGCAGTAAAAAAATAATAATCCGGGCAATGTCGTGAGAGACATCACCGACATATTCACCCCAATAGCTGATTCCTGAAAAATAATTAAAAAGCGTCGGGTACAGAATTTCAAGACGCCCGATAATTAGCGAAAAATGGCCAACGCGCGCGCTCTCCACGCTCATTTCCAACATAATGGCAAGCTGTAATCCAAAACCCGCTAAAAAACCAATCAAGGTGGGCCACCATGTAAAAATCTTTTTTAGATCGCGATATTTTGCCAATAGATACGCGCCAAAAATGCCGGCTATCGGCGCAGTAAAAGTAACGTGCGTACTAACACCAAGGCCGGCGATTAGTCCGGCAATGACAGGCTTGGAACGAAAATTTCTTGTAAGAACAAAAAGCAATAGAAACGCAAAAAACGGTAGAAAGTTAATCGGCCAGCTGATGCGCTGGTAAAGAATGTAGGGTGGGGAGAAAAAACAGGCAACCATCACAA
This window of the bacterium genome carries:
- a CDS encoding glycosyltransferase family 39 protein, with amino-acid sequence MLNYISRTIKQLNLRQWVVLFIFGLFLVTNSAYLSSVPGLLGDEGDEGHNVQELLNKTKPAIQGERSYIGVWIDYLRIPFVFVFGHNTLSLRIIALLFSIAFFWLAYDVLLKIFGEIPGLFGLIALAFSPIYWSEMRIGWAITLLPFFAILTIYLFRKKTDWSPLLAGISAGFGLSTHILFLPVLTAILCVFGIIKLVPNFSLQKIKQLFAKTFVFLIGFWAIFCVQFVNLLINNLDQGNIEKTAGLFSTRLSELFSIAPRFLSGSLFIAQYTARTFNDSMALLITIILLLLIIFGFIFSKHKFAMAGWLIGLSISYLVLVYMIEYYAIRYFIIITLGTWLMAGIGLGEIIGRLRKKISYSFAVILSVVLIITNLSLIIIPFLATSGSNDTFPIIGTSRFEYASGRVATAPLIGCISSLDQIFSNNVHIRNRLYYLADGNPQIRVAKRKQDVRWLISYRMPNDKILPNEVCPYLKNFRVTPTNDMGSIDWPKD
- a CDS encoding glycosyltransferase family 39 protein: MNIACNNIFSSKFWLRFSIWLLFFLFLFVQTYHLATLPGLVGDEGYEGLSVFDHIQDKKPFIIGRESYVAFWSDYVRLPFVLWLGETALAMRIPLIIANCVTFWLAYFVFRRIFDIRLAFFVMVACFFSPPYILYQRISWPINFLPFFAFLLLFVLTRNFRSKPVIAGLIAGLGVSTHVTFTAPIAGIFGAYLLAKYRDLKKIFTWWPTLIGFLAGFGLQLAIMLEMSVESARVGHFSLIIGRLEILYPTLFNYFSGISYWGEYVGDVSHDIARIIIFLLLVFVFCALLIKPHRKVALYWLIGIVISIVATVIMVSYFRTRYLHVTTIALWGLAGLGFGKVLLNTFKSKKVLIPISFLCAILLSFWTYRAVFVPYEKTGGTTLNFQDSGDSWDKSGHFADIQPLANCVKNIGLVFSEEPKISNRLKFLREADQHIKVADERKKAKWFVDYRGPRDLDDPTKLRPGEVCPTVRNFIVIPNDEYIPPKPKNKNNA